The Lodderomyces beijingensis strain CBS 14171 genome assembly, chromosome: 4 genome has a window encoding:
- a CDS encoding 40S ribosomal protein eS25, with product MAPKIQQTKAAKAAAALAGGKKGKKKWNKGKVKDKAQHIVILDQEKYDRILKDVPTYKYVSVSVLVDRLKIGGSLARVALRQLEDDGIITPVLKHSKQAIYTRAQ from the coding sequence ATGGCGCCAAAGATCCAACAAACTAAGGCCGCtaaagctgctgctgccttgGCCGGTGGTAAGAAAGGTAAAAAGAAGTGGAACAAGGGTAaggtcaaggacaaggcTCAGCACATTGTCATCTTGGACCAAGAGAAATACGACAGAATCTTGAAGGATGTCCCAACCTACAAGTACGTTTCCGTTTCCGTTTTGGTTGACAGATTGAAGATTGGAGGTTCGCTTGCCCGTGTTGCTTTGAGACAGTTGGAGGACGACGGAATCATTACCCCGGTCTTGAAGCACTCCAAACAAGCCATCTACACTCGTGCTCAGTAA
- a CDS encoding mitochondrial 54S ribosomal protein bL34m yields the protein MLQHILKAQLSNVFRQPGHIPRLTQALPRQLSLTQPATPTISPLQSLLGLVQRRYKSRGNTYQPNTLKRKRTFGFLARLRTKGGQKVLARRRAKGRWFLTH from the coding sequence ATGTTGCAACATATCCTCAAAGCACAGCTCAGCAACGTGTTTAGACAGCCCGGTCATATTCCGCGGCTTACACAAGCGCTCCCTCGGCAGCTCTCACTCACCCAGcctgcaacaccaactaTTTCACCGTTACAGTCGTTGCTCGGCCTTGTGCAAAGGAGATACAAATCCAGAGGAAACACGTACCAGCCAAATACGTTGAAGCGGAAAAGAACATTTGGCTTTTTGGCCAGACTCAGAACAAAAGGCGGTCAAAAGGTGCTTgccagaagaagagcaaaaggaaGATGGTTTTTGACTCACTAG